One part of the Candidatus Eisenbacteria bacterium genome encodes these proteins:
- a CDS encoding DUF21 domain-containing protein — protein sequence MSPSSLQALLFLVCLIGVALFEGMEMALLASERMRLRAHARSRKGGGDLALDLLNRREQILVTLLVCNTLAAAAAAALATGLAHRWMGPTAAATLAATVVVTIVILVFGQVLPKAAARPRAESVLTGASRPLFALDLLLLPVTAAASVVIHLTLGLLRRDRRGAPVTR from the coding sequence GTGAGTCCGTCGAGCTTGCAGGCGTTGCTCTTCCTGGTCTGCCTGATCGGCGTGGCCCTCTTCGAGGGAATGGAGATGGCCCTGCTTGCGTCCGAGAGGATGCGCCTGAGGGCCCACGCGCGATCGCGCAAGGGCGGCGGCGACCTGGCGCTCGATCTCTTGAACCGCAGGGAACAGATCCTGGTCACGCTCCTGGTCTGCAACACGCTCGCGGCCGCCGCCGCGGCGGCGCTCGCGACGGGTCTTGCTCATCGGTGGATGGGCCCGACCGCAGCCGCCACCCTGGCCGCGACCGTCGTCGTCACCATCGTCATCCTTGTCTTCGGGCAGGTGCTCCCGAAAGCCGCCGCGAGGCCGCGAGCCGAGTCGGTCCTCACGGGGGCTTCGCGCCCCCTCTTCGCCCTCGATCTCCTTCTCCTGCCGGTCACCGCGGCGGCGAGCGTTGTCATCCATCTGACCCTGGGACTGCTGCGCAGGGACAGGAGGGGCGCTCCGGTCACGCG